Proteins encoded together in one Impatiens glandulifera chromosome 1, dImpGla2.1, whole genome shotgun sequence window:
- the LOC124921829 gene encoding pathogenesis-related leaf protein 6-like: protein MGLYKLSLALVVTFMAMSMLPQLSTAQNSPQDYVDAHNAARAQVGVGPIAWDENVAAFARSYASQRAGDCDLRHSGGPYGENLAQGTGDLTGRDAVNLWIGEKPFYNYGSNTCVGGECLHYTQVVWRNSVRLGCARVPCNGGGWFVTCNYDPRGNFIGQRPY, encoded by the coding sequence ATGGGGCTTTACAAGCTCTCACTAGCATTAGTTGTGACATTCATGGCCATGTCAATGCTTCCTCAACTCTCAACTGCCCAAAACTCACCCCAAGACTATGTTGATGCACATAATGCTGCCCGGGCTCAGGTGGGAGTCGGGCCCATCGCTTGGGATGAAAACGTAGCCGCATTTGCTAGAAGTTACGCCAGCCAAAGAGCTGGGGACTGTGATCTCAGACACTCAGGTGGACCATATGGCGAAAACCTTGCACAAGGGACCGGAGACCTCACGGGGAGAGATGCGGTAAATTTGTGGATCGGGGAGAAACCCTTCTACAACTACGGCTCTAACACATGTGTTGGAGGTGAATGCTTACACTATACTCAGGTTGTGTGGCGTAATTCAGTCAGACTAGGATGTGCTAGGGTTCCATGCAATGGCGGTGGGTGGTTCGTCACTTGTAACTATGATCCTCGAGGCAACTTTATTGGACAAAGACCTTACTAG
- the LOC124922458 gene encoding agamous-like MADS-box protein AGL62: MPRKSRGRQKIEMTRMSKESNLLVTFSKRRSGLFKKASELCTLCAAEIAVLVFSPAGKVFSFGHPSVDSVINRFISIRGQGPMMSTTPSPVPSAAAEAHRGAGLRELNGQLTEALARLETERKRGEELGRIRKAAQENCWWEGPINGLGPQQLDQLKEVMEDLKKNVAQQADKVRAQAAIVGPFFHDPTSAGPGGGPIDLKVSGLGLGLSMTPHGYALGYAAAGPHHGFI, translated from the coding sequence ATGCCTCGAAAGAGTCGAGGCAGGCAGAAAATCGAGATGACTAGAATGTCCAAGGAGAGCAACCTCCTTGTGACCTTCTCGAAAAGAAGATCCGGGCTTTTTAAGAAGGCCAGTGAGCTATGCACTCTTTGTGCTGCCGAAATTGCGGTTTTAGTCTTTTCTCCTGCTGGGAAGGTCTTCTCGTTTGGCCACCCGTCTGTAGACTCTGTCATCAACCGCTTCATCTCCATAAGGGGTCAAGGTCCGATGATGTCAACAACTCCTTCTCCGGTTCCTTCTGCAGCCGCAGAAGCCCATCGCGGAGCAGGGCTCCGCGAACTTAACGGGCAGCTGACCGAGGCATTGGCTCGGCTAGAGACCGAGAGAAAGAGGGGAGAGGAATTGGGCCGAATAAGGAAGGCAGCCCAAGAGAATTGCTGGTGGGAGGGCCCtattaatgggcttgggccTCAACAACTAGATCAGTTAAAGGAAGTTATGGAGGATTTGAAGAAGAATGTGGCTCAACAGGCTGATAAGGTGAGAGCCCAAGCCGCTATTGTTGGACCATTCTTTCATGATCCAACTTCAGCTGGGCCTGGTGGTGGGCCTATTGATCTCAAAGTTTCTGGGCTTGGGCTTGGACTATCTATGACACCTCATGGATATGCTCTTGGATATGCTGCTGCTGGGCCTCACCATGGCTTCATCTAG